In Fundulus heteroclitus isolate FHET01 chromosome 18, MU-UCD_Fhet_4.1, whole genome shotgun sequence, a single genomic region encodes these proteins:
- the si:ch211-136a13.1 gene encoding HHIP-like protein 1 isoform X1 produces MNLLFYRFLGKGTDFPELSDSMILHQKDLVPKKILQHSVLPKLHPLVLLLLLQTWRVCCHPQCLDYKPPFGPQQPLVFCKEYAKFGCCDLQKDEEISSRFYSIMENFDHSGYAACGKYIRSILCQECSPYAAHLYDAEDANTPMRVLPGLCGDYCSDYWLRCRYTLSLLLEDLGGPQQFANLTATIEEDRQRFCDFLELKDKQYCYPNVLTDAELNANLGLVREDPKGCLEVCLQEVANGLRNPVAMIHADDGSHRFFVAEQLGYVWVYLANGSRIDRPFLNLTQAVLTSPWAGDERGFLCIALHPRFTTVRKAYVYYSVSVKREERIRISEFSLSADDDNQLDHSSERTILEVVEPASNHNGGQLLFGHDGYLYIFIGDGGRAGDPFGKFGNSQNKSALLGKVLRIDVDNNYEGVPYSIPSDNPFIGEQGAKPEIYAYGVRNMWRCSIDRGDPVTGAGRGRMFCGDVGQNKYEEIDIIVKGGNYGWRAKEGFSCYDRRLCQNSSLDDILPIFDYPHKLGKSVTGGYIYRGCEMPNLNGLYIFGDFMSGRLMSLKENEATGEWQYNEICMGRDQTCKFPKLINSYYRYIISFAEDEAGELYFLATGVPSATARSGVIYKIVDPSRRAPPGKCRIKPLPVKIKGKLIHFHPKEEFVINKKPTTTPVPTTTTPKTTTTRKHTIRRPIIIRKPPIPTRQTTRKIARPQPTTTATAKEVTRKTAQSAPIKTTSATTIRPTTVQRGPTVPATTPSTGYRATIMTAVCSRISQTSNNSTTSTKRYWRTTPYPASTTSPPLSTPQFPSPTPLLSLKRPQGALLTVTWATYTSQKPKKPQATTASTTLPKVQGEKLWPAGKQQGPEESNQVNKGRRGRGRGYKRRRGGRRLPSGSVRLVSADGLPDRGRVEIFIGGEWGTVCDDLFTRKAGTVVCRQLGFTGVLAVMKRAALGEASSRVRILLDDVECEGGERSLLECKRSKVGKHNCSHEEDVGVICD; encoded by the exons ATGAATCTGTTGTTTTATCGTTTTCTGGGTAAAGGGACGGACTTTCCTGAACTGAGTGACAGCATGATTCTACATCAAAAGGATTTGGTCCCCAAGAAGATTCTGCAGCATTCAGTTTTACCCAAACTACATCCCCtcgtcctgctgctgcttctccagaCCTGGAGGGTCTGCTGTCACCCCCAGTGTTTGGATTACAAACCTCCATTTGGGCCTCAGCAGCCACTGGTCTTTTGCAAAGAATATGCCAAGTTTGGATGCTGCGATCTGCAGAAGGATGAAGAAATATCGAGTAGGTTCTACTCAATTATGGAAAACTTTGACCATTCTGGTTATGCAGCCTGTGGCAAATACATACGCAGCATCCTCTGTCAG GAGTGTTCTCCATATGCTGCCCATCTGTATGATGCTGAGGATGCCaacacaccaatgagggttctGCCTGGATTATGTGGAGATTACTGCTCAGATTACTGGCTGCGCTGTCGATACACGCTCAGCCTGCTCCTGGAGGATTTGGGGGGCCCTCAGCAGTTTGCCAACTTGACTGCCACTATAGAGGAGGACCGCCAAAGGTTTTGCGACTTTCTGGAGCTCAAGGACAAACAGTACTGCTACCCAAATGTTTTAACCGATGCAG AACTAAATGCTAACCTCGGCTTAGTACGCGAGGATCCTAAAGGCTGTCTGGAGGTGTGTCTGCAGGAAGTCGCCAACGGTCTCCGTAACCCCGTGGCCATGATCCATGCGGATGATGGAAGCCATCGCTTCTTCGTTGCAGAGCAGCTGGGTTATGTCTGGGTGTATTTGGCTAACGGCTCCAGGATCGATCGTCCTTTCCTTAACCTCACCCAAGCTGTGCTCACATCTCCATGGGCTGGAGATGAGAGAGGATTCCTATGCATAGCCTTGCATCCAAG GTTCACCACGGTCAGAAAGGCCTACGTTTACTACTCAGTGTCTGTCAAGAGGGAGGAGAGAATACGAATCAGCGAGTTTTCCCTCTCAGCAGATGACGATAACCAACTAGATCACTCCTCTGAGAG AACCATCCTGGAGGTGGTGGAGCCGGCATCAAATCATAATGGTGGACAGCTGCTTTTTGGCCATGACGGATATCTCTATATCTTTATTGGAGACGGTGGACGAGCCGGAGACCCGTTTGGAAAGTTTGGAAATTCACAGAACAA ATCAGCACTTCTTGGCAAAGTGCTGCGCATTGATGTTGACAACAATTATGAAGGCGTTCCCTACAGCATTCCCTCTGACAACCCGTTCATAGGGGAACAGGGAGCAAAGCCTG AGATTTATGCCTATGGAGTTCGCAACATGTGGCGATGCTCCATTGACCGTGGTGACCCTGTTACAGGCGCAGGCAGAGGCAGGATGTTCTGTGGCGATGTTGGCCAGAACAAATATGAAGAGATAGACATCATTGTTAAAG gaggTAACTACGGATGGAGGGCCAAAGAAGGCTTTAGCTGCTATGATCGTCGGCTTTGCCAAAACTCATCTCTGG atgacattttgCCAATCTTTGACTACCCCCATAAGCTGGGAAAATCAGTGACAGGTGGATATATCTACAGAGGTTGTGAGATGCCTAACCTTAATGGACTTTACATCTTTGGGGATTTCATGAGCGG GCGTCTAATGTCTTTAAAGGAGAATGAGGCTACCGGTGAATGGCAGTATAACGAAATCTGCATGGGAAGAGACCAGACCTGCAAATTTCCCAAACTCATCAACAGTTATTATAGATACATCATCTCGTTTGCTGAAGACGAAGCAG GAGAACTGTATTTCTTAGCCACAGGAGTCCCGAGTGCCACAGCCAGATCTGGAGTCATCTATAAGATAGTGGACCCTTCCAG ACGAGCGCCACCAGGAAAATGCCGCATCAAGCCTCTGCCTGTTAAGATAAAGGGAAAACTCATTCACTTCCACCCCAAAGAGG AGTTTGTAATAAACAAGAAACCAACCACGACACCTGTTCCCACCACGACCACTCCGAAAACTACAACTACAAGGAAACACACAATACGAAGACCAATAATTATAAGAAAACCTCCAATTCCAACGAgacaaacaacaagaaaaatagCACGACCGCagccaacaacaacagcaacagcaaAAGAGGTGACCAGAAAGACGGCACAAAGTGCACCAATAAAAACCACGTCAGCCACAACAATAAGGCCAACCACGGTCCAGAGGGGACCCACTGTTCCCGCCACAACTCCGTCCACTG GTTATCGTGCAACCATCATGACTGCAGTCTGCTCTAGGATTTCTCAAACATCAAACAACAGCACAACCTCAACAAAAAGATATTGGAGAACGACACCATACCCTGCTAGTACCACCTCACCTCCTTTAAGCACACCACAGTTCCCTTCTCCTACTCCATTACTGTCTCTGAAACGGCCTCAAGGAGCTTTGCTGACAGTGACATGGGCAACCTATACAAGCCAGAAGCCCAAAAAACCCCAGGCAACCACAGCCAGCACCACATTACCTAAAGTCCAGGGTGAAAAATTGTGGCCAGCAGGGAAGCAGCAAGGTCCTGAGGAAAGCAACCAAGTCAACAAGGGCCGGAGAGGGAGAGGACGTGGTTACAAGAGACGAAGAGGGGGGAGAAGGCTTCCTTCTGGCTCTGTGCGGCTTGTGAGTGCCGACGGTTTGCCAGATCGAGGCAGAGTGGAGATCTTCATCGGAGGAGAGTGGGGAACGGTGTGTGACGACCTGTTCACCAGGAAGGCGGGCACTGTTGTGTGTCGGCAGCTCGGCTTCACCGGTGTGCTGGCGGTGATGAAGAGGGCAGCGCTGGGTGAGGCCAGCAGCAGGGTTAGGATCCTGCTGGATGACGTGGAGTGTGAGGGTGGGGAGAGATCCCTGCTGGAATGCAAGAGGTCAAAGGTGGGGAAACACAACTGTTCTCATGAGGAAGATGTAGGGGTGATCTGCGATTAG
- the si:ch211-136a13.1 gene encoding HHIP-like protein 1 isoform X2 produces MILHQKDLVPKKILQHSVLPKLHPLVLLLLLQTWRVCCHPQCLDYKPPFGPQQPLVFCKEYAKFGCCDLQKDEEISSRFYSIMENFDHSGYAACGKYIRSILCQECSPYAAHLYDAEDANTPMRVLPGLCGDYCSDYWLRCRYTLSLLLEDLGGPQQFANLTATIEEDRQRFCDFLELKDKQYCYPNVLTDAELNANLGLVREDPKGCLEVCLQEVANGLRNPVAMIHADDGSHRFFVAEQLGYVWVYLANGSRIDRPFLNLTQAVLTSPWAGDERGFLCIALHPRFTTVRKAYVYYSVSVKREERIRISEFSLSADDDNQLDHSSERTILEVVEPASNHNGGQLLFGHDGYLYIFIGDGGRAGDPFGKFGNSQNKSALLGKVLRIDVDNNYEGVPYSIPSDNPFIGEQGAKPEIYAYGVRNMWRCSIDRGDPVTGAGRGRMFCGDVGQNKYEEIDIIVKGGNYGWRAKEGFSCYDRRLCQNSSLDDILPIFDYPHKLGKSVTGGYIYRGCEMPNLNGLYIFGDFMSGRLMSLKENEATGEWQYNEICMGRDQTCKFPKLINSYYRYIISFAEDEAGELYFLATGVPSATARSGVIYKIVDPSRRAPPGKCRIKPLPVKIKGKLIHFHPKEEFVINKKPTTTPVPTTTTPKTTTTRKHTIRRPIIIRKPPIPTRQTTRKIARPQPTTTATAKEVTRKTAQSAPIKTTSATTIRPTTVQRGPTVPATTPSTGYRATIMTAVCSRISQTSNNSTTSTKRYWRTTPYPASTTSPPLSTPQFPSPTPLLSLKRPQGALLTVTWATYTSQKPKKPQATTASTTLPKVQGEKLWPAGKQQGPEESNQVNKGRRGRGRGYKRRRGGRRLPSGSVRLVSADGLPDRGRVEIFIGGEWGTVCDDLFTRKAGTVVCRQLGFTGVLAVMKRAALGEASSRVRILLDDVECEGGERSLLECKRSKVGKHNCSHEEDVGVICD; encoded by the exons ATGATTCTACATCAAAAGGATTTGGTCCCCAAGAAGATTCTGCAGCATTCAGTTTTACCCAAACTACATCCCCtcgtcctgctgctgcttctccagaCCTGGAGGGTCTGCTGTCACCCCCAGTGTTTGGATTACAAACCTCCATTTGGGCCTCAGCAGCCACTGGTCTTTTGCAAAGAATATGCCAAGTTTGGATGCTGCGATCTGCAGAAGGATGAAGAAATATCGAGTAGGTTCTACTCAATTATGGAAAACTTTGACCATTCTGGTTATGCAGCCTGTGGCAAATACATACGCAGCATCCTCTGTCAG GAGTGTTCTCCATATGCTGCCCATCTGTATGATGCTGAGGATGCCaacacaccaatgagggttctGCCTGGATTATGTGGAGATTACTGCTCAGATTACTGGCTGCGCTGTCGATACACGCTCAGCCTGCTCCTGGAGGATTTGGGGGGCCCTCAGCAGTTTGCCAACTTGACTGCCACTATAGAGGAGGACCGCCAAAGGTTTTGCGACTTTCTGGAGCTCAAGGACAAACAGTACTGCTACCCAAATGTTTTAACCGATGCAG AACTAAATGCTAACCTCGGCTTAGTACGCGAGGATCCTAAAGGCTGTCTGGAGGTGTGTCTGCAGGAAGTCGCCAACGGTCTCCGTAACCCCGTGGCCATGATCCATGCGGATGATGGAAGCCATCGCTTCTTCGTTGCAGAGCAGCTGGGTTATGTCTGGGTGTATTTGGCTAACGGCTCCAGGATCGATCGTCCTTTCCTTAACCTCACCCAAGCTGTGCTCACATCTCCATGGGCTGGAGATGAGAGAGGATTCCTATGCATAGCCTTGCATCCAAG GTTCACCACGGTCAGAAAGGCCTACGTTTACTACTCAGTGTCTGTCAAGAGGGAGGAGAGAATACGAATCAGCGAGTTTTCCCTCTCAGCAGATGACGATAACCAACTAGATCACTCCTCTGAGAG AACCATCCTGGAGGTGGTGGAGCCGGCATCAAATCATAATGGTGGACAGCTGCTTTTTGGCCATGACGGATATCTCTATATCTTTATTGGAGACGGTGGACGAGCCGGAGACCCGTTTGGAAAGTTTGGAAATTCACAGAACAA ATCAGCACTTCTTGGCAAAGTGCTGCGCATTGATGTTGACAACAATTATGAAGGCGTTCCCTACAGCATTCCCTCTGACAACCCGTTCATAGGGGAACAGGGAGCAAAGCCTG AGATTTATGCCTATGGAGTTCGCAACATGTGGCGATGCTCCATTGACCGTGGTGACCCTGTTACAGGCGCAGGCAGAGGCAGGATGTTCTGTGGCGATGTTGGCCAGAACAAATATGAAGAGATAGACATCATTGTTAAAG gaggTAACTACGGATGGAGGGCCAAAGAAGGCTTTAGCTGCTATGATCGTCGGCTTTGCCAAAACTCATCTCTGG atgacattttgCCAATCTTTGACTACCCCCATAAGCTGGGAAAATCAGTGACAGGTGGATATATCTACAGAGGTTGTGAGATGCCTAACCTTAATGGACTTTACATCTTTGGGGATTTCATGAGCGG GCGTCTAATGTCTTTAAAGGAGAATGAGGCTACCGGTGAATGGCAGTATAACGAAATCTGCATGGGAAGAGACCAGACCTGCAAATTTCCCAAACTCATCAACAGTTATTATAGATACATCATCTCGTTTGCTGAAGACGAAGCAG GAGAACTGTATTTCTTAGCCACAGGAGTCCCGAGTGCCACAGCCAGATCTGGAGTCATCTATAAGATAGTGGACCCTTCCAG ACGAGCGCCACCAGGAAAATGCCGCATCAAGCCTCTGCCTGTTAAGATAAAGGGAAAACTCATTCACTTCCACCCCAAAGAGG AGTTTGTAATAAACAAGAAACCAACCACGACACCTGTTCCCACCACGACCACTCCGAAAACTACAACTACAAGGAAACACACAATACGAAGACCAATAATTATAAGAAAACCTCCAATTCCAACGAgacaaacaacaagaaaaatagCACGACCGCagccaacaacaacagcaacagcaaAAGAGGTGACCAGAAAGACGGCACAAAGTGCACCAATAAAAACCACGTCAGCCACAACAATAAGGCCAACCACGGTCCAGAGGGGACCCACTGTTCCCGCCACAACTCCGTCCACTG GTTATCGTGCAACCATCATGACTGCAGTCTGCTCTAGGATTTCTCAAACATCAAACAACAGCACAACCTCAACAAAAAGATATTGGAGAACGACACCATACCCTGCTAGTACCACCTCACCTCCTTTAAGCACACCACAGTTCCCTTCTCCTACTCCATTACTGTCTCTGAAACGGCCTCAAGGAGCTTTGCTGACAGTGACATGGGCAACCTATACAAGCCAGAAGCCCAAAAAACCCCAGGCAACCACAGCCAGCACCACATTACCTAAAGTCCAGGGTGAAAAATTGTGGCCAGCAGGGAAGCAGCAAGGTCCTGAGGAAAGCAACCAAGTCAACAAGGGCCGGAGAGGGAGAGGACGTGGTTACAAGAGACGAAGAGGGGGGAGAAGGCTTCCTTCTGGCTCTGTGCGGCTTGTGAGTGCCGACGGTTTGCCAGATCGAGGCAGAGTGGAGATCTTCATCGGAGGAGAGTGGGGAACGGTGTGTGACGACCTGTTCACCAGGAAGGCGGGCACTGTTGTGTGTCGGCAGCTCGGCTTCACCGGTGTGCTGGCGGTGATGAAGAGGGCAGCGCTGGGTGAGGCCAGCAGCAGGGTTAGGATCCTGCTGGATGACGTGGAGTGTGAGGGTGGGGAGAGATCCCTGCTGGAATGCAAGAGGTCAAAGGTGGGGAAACACAACTGTTCTCATGAGGAAGATGTAGGGGTGATCTGCGATTAG